The DNA window TAGATGGAATCTGTTCTAGTTATGATACAACACAGTGGAAAATGGGTAGAGGCAAATAGATATGAAGAATTTGAAGTTATTGGAGTCATGATTCCACAAGATTTAACATATTTGAATCTTGTGAATCTAATATCAGAAGAGCTGAGATTGAATTTAGTATATCAAAAAATTGAGATAAAGTATCAAGTCAAAACTGAGTATCCACCTCTAAAGATCATTGATGATTCAAGCTTCAAGTTCTACTTGGAAATCAAGAAAAAACAAACTGATTTCACTATGTATCCTCTTTGCATAATAGTGCATGATGATACACCACAGATACATTTACAGCAGCAAACTACAAGTAGCATTTCAACAGGTTCATATTCAGCCTGCAACAAGAATCTATATTCAAATGAGATAGATTGGGATACGTATCTGATACATTCCGAAAACAATCCTGATACATTATTTGAAAAGGAACAGTATAGCAAACTTCTTTTGAAAGACACCATTGAAACAATCAACAATATAGAAAAGGAAAAGGAAACAGAGGAGAGGGTTCAACAAACAATAAATGTGCCAATAGAAGATATAGAATTCAAAACAGGTCAGTCTTTCAAAGACAAATCAGTTTTACAAACATGTTTGCAATTTCATGCTATCAAACATCACTATCATCAAAGGGTTCTCAGATCATGTCCAAGAAGTATTTTGGTTAAATGTATCGATAGTGAATGTGATTGGTATCTGAAAGCATCAACTAATGGAGAAGCATGCCAATTCATCATTCGGAAACAAAATATGAACCACACATGTGCAATAGATACAAGATTCAGTATTCAAAGGCAAGCTTCCTCATCACACATTGCTAAATCGATCAAAATGAGGTATCTGAATGTCAAAACAACCTATACTCCAATAGACATAAAGAATGACATGGAAGCTTTAAAaggaatcaaaataaattatatgctAGCATGGAGAGCAAAAGAGAAAGCATTAGAAATGATAAGAGGAAACCCGGCTGATTCTTACAAATTGCTGCCTGCTTTTCTCTATAAACTTCTTACTACGAATCCCGGGTCTGCTGTAGACATTCAGGTGAGAGAAAACAACTCATTTTTGTATGCTTTTACTGCATTAAAAGCTTCTATTATAGGTTGGCAGCACTGTAAACCTATAATTGTTGTTGATGGGACGTTTTTAAAAGCGGCGTTTGGTGGAACACTACTTGTTGCAACATCACAAGATGCAGCCGGAAAACTATTCCCTCTTGCTTTTTGTGTAGTCGATTCAGAAAATGACTTATCATGGGAATATTTCATCACCCAACTCAGGGAAGCTTTTGGCACAAGAGAAGGTATCTGCATTGTATCTGACAGACATATCAGCATTGATTCAGCAGTCAAGAAAATTTATCCTGAAGCAACACATGGAATAtgtatgtttcaccttttaaataaCATCAAGACTCATTTCAAGAGGAATGCAAAGAAAATTAAAGATCCATTCTTTGCAGCAGCGAGAGCATATACAGAATCTGAATTTGATTATCACATGAAAGAGTTAGATAAGCTAGATGAAAGAATTAAGCCGTATCTTCAAGGTATCGGTTACAAAAGATGGTCAAGACATCATTCCTACACCAACAGATTCAAAACAATGACGTCTAACTTGGCTGAGTCATTAAATGCAGCAATACTACATGCAAGAGAGCTGCCTGTTACAACTCTCCTTATGCACCTACATGACCTCCAACAAGAGTATTCATATACGCATAGAAACATCGCTATGCAAACACGCACAACACTGACACCAGTTTATGAAAAAATACTTTcatataattatacaaattcACTAAAGCTACAGGTATGAATTCCATCATCTCATTAACACCTTCATTTTTATCTGCAGTCtgaaaaatacatttatatagCATATCAGATACATACATTATACAGAACTGATacataaaaattttatttacattaTAGTCTTATTAATGTATCAGCCATGTATCTGTGTTGTATAATTTAGATATCTATCTTTATAGTTTTACTAATATGCACTTTTTCAGGTAAAACCCTCTACAAATGAACTGATCACAGTGAAGGATAATGGAAGGAAACATACAGTTGACATGAAAGAGAGAACATGCACATGCAACAAGTTTGAAATTGATGAAATACCTTGCCAACATGCTTTAGCAATTCTAAATGAAATGCACCAAGAGCCTTATAAGTATTGTTCAAAATACTATACAACAGCCAGTATGCTAGCAACATACAGTGAAACTGTATTTCCAATTGAAAAGGAAGATGAGTGGAAGATACCACAAGAAGTAAAGGACATGATCGTCTTTCCACCACAACATATGACAAGAACCGGAAGACCAAAAAAGAGAAGATACAAGAGTGTTACGGAAAAATCAAAGAATGCCAATTGTGGAAAGTGCGGACAAGCTGGTCACAATAAGAAAACATGTAGAAACATGCCAAAAGTTAGTCACAAGAAGAAAACATGCAGAAACATGCCACAAGCTGCttgatacatatatcttttattCTTGATACATTTTTCATACAACATTTAAACTTTGTTATAACATCTATATTTCTATGCTGATTCATGTGacaaatttatacttttattacATATTTTGATCTTTATTCTACTGAATATTGAAGTAACAAACACATGAACCTGGACATATGTTTATATCATGTCtttgtaaaaatatttgtatCAAATGTGTATAAAACATGTATCTGAAATGcgtatattttatattcaaatgtCTTTACAGaatatatgtatcatatatgtatacgATATGTGTCCGATATGTATattacatataaattatttcCAGTTATATGACctatacatatctgatacattttatatagaaaaactATAAACCAAAACAATAAATGCATTTTCAAAATGAACATTATATAATACTAAAAGTCACAAATTCAAACAACAATTCACATAAAAAATGTACCATTAACACAAATTAAAACCTAATATAAGTTCAAGTAATccttaaaacataaaaagagcCTTAAAAATCAGTTCACCAACTTCTTCTTCCCTTTTCCCTTGTATGCACGCTTTTTCCTCCCTTTTCCTGAATCTTTCTCAGAAGCACTTACAACATTATACATGTTCTTCCAACTTCCATATCGATAAAATGAAAAACTGAGACGTTTTCGTTGATTTGAAACATCAATTTCTTTTGACAGCTCATCTTCTTTACCGTAGGCAATTTTCTCAGCAAAAGTAAACGCGTAGATGCCACAATCGCTACATAAAGAAAACAATCAactatgtataaattatgtatccaGAAAAACAAACAGCTactaaaaaaagaattaaaaacataataaaattaacaaatcaaaCTGACTTGAATTTTTGGTATGGCAGCTTCTCTTCTATAACCAGATCAAAAGGATCATTCATGCCTTGAGTGGTAAAAAAAGGTGAACACAAGTCACACGCAggattggttttgaaaacaTTAAGCTTGTCGAGGCAATACGGCAGAACAACTGAATAAATATGTGCAACATTCCGACACGAAGATGCACTCAGAATTGTCCGTAGAGAGTTGTACATAGTCAGCCTCCTTAACTTCATGTCCAATATAAGAAGAGCCCAATGATTATTAGCCGACACATGAAAGGGGATGAAAACAAAGTCGCACTGATTCCATGGTGTATTGGCAAGCATATGACGACCATTAATATACTGAGAAACGATATGATCAGGATAAATCAAGTCTTCATCATAGTTGGAGCCTTCAAACGTATTTGCAAATGACTGAAAACACTGATCAAAATGGTTGTCGGTTGTAGTAAACTTCAATGTAACACTGCTATCATACTTCGCTTTCTTCCTCAGATAGTAGAACAAAATGTCCATATGCTTCAATGATAAAAACAGTATCATCATATATGACAAAATTAGTTATGAATGTATACAGTTATGTATTAtatatgtatctgatatgtatcagatatatataaaatcacatatCAGTTATGCTTTAAAAATGTATGAGAAAAAACATACCAACGATGTCAACGACATCCCCCCAACATCAAGCACATGAAAAAAATCCTTCTTAGAAACTACTGAGACGCCAAAATCAAATGGAGGAATGATCTCATTAGTAGATTCCCTGTAAAATCTTCCTCTACAAgaacaaaaaatacataaaaaatcaaatttatttgaaaataataatatagcacaaaaaggaaaaaaagcgACTTACTCTTTCAGTTTAGCAACTCTCAAAAGTCCATATTTGACCCAATTATCATACACAACCAGTTCCTCACTCATAAAAACATCTCCGATGTGGTTATTGAACGGAAACATTCTAGAAACAACATAAGTACTTCCAACTTCTTCTACTTGAAAGTCACCGGAAGTGAACTCAGTTAAAAATGGAGATTGCATAATATGACTTGGCTTCACGCTTCTTTTAACATTTGCAGGGGTTTCATCAGCCAATAAAACAACCTTCTTAACATCCATAATCTCATTAACACCTTCATTTTTATCAGCAGTCtgaaaaaaatacatttatatagAATATCAGATACATAAcatatacataaatgatacataaaACATGTCCAAATTATATTTACCTcgacattttttaaaatagcatCACCACGATTACCATCGTCACCAGCAGCACCGCCACCGCCACCTGCACCAGCAACACTACCACCTGCAACACTGCCACCAGCAGCACCGCCACCGCCAACTGCACCAGCACCACTACCACCTACAACACTGCCACCAGCAGCACCGCCAACAGCAGCACCGCCACCCGCATCACCGTCACCACCATCATCGTCACCAGCAGAATCATCCGCATCAGATTCCTCACCATCAGCTTCATCATCATTCTTCTCCTCGTCCTCAACACCTTCGTTGTTAGTATCATCATTTTTCTTCCCCTCCTCAATCCCTTTCTCAATATTCTTATCAACAGCACCAACTTCAATGGGCGACACATCATCGTCCTTTCAAAATGGTggaaaaaacattaaaatcgaatatacatataagatacataaaaactgaaaaactgAAAATTGCATTACATTTTTCAAATCTGTGACAGGATCACCAACATTTTGCAAATCCTCATTAGCCTCACTACCCTAATATGTAAAAAAGACATCAGATACATAGCAGAATcattaaatatacaaaaatacatTAGAAACTTAAAAAAGACATCAGATACATAGCTGATACATTAATTATACCTCATTATCCTCATCTACATCATCAAGCTCCTTTTCTTCAGTAATGCCATCCTCATTTGCATCATTAACCTTCTTTTCCTCATTAATGCCATCCTGATTTGCATCGTCAAGCTTTTTTTCCTCATTAATGACATCCTCATTTGCATtaggaacaaaatcaaactgcTTCTCAACGCCTAAATGCTTTCCAATCACATATAAAGCATGGAATATAGACTTCAACTGCTTTTTGGTATCAGATTCACTTAGCACAAGAGTATCTACAGACTTCTTCAATTCAGAAAatatctttctttctttcttaaatttcaaaaaatcacCAAGGATCTCATCATCACTTGAATCTTTGACATCTTCAACAATTTTTGTCTTTCCAGTTTGAAAAAACCCAGCAATATTCAGAATGGCTTTTTCATCAACAGTAGGAACAAGGTTTTTCAATTTCAACTGAAACAAATAGTTAAATAAGTcaatacatatcagatacatatcagatacatatctgaaataataataaaaaatcataaaaaactATTTAATAAACATACAGACCTGTTCACGCGACATATGATAGAACGTTTCTTCTAACATCTTAATAGTCACAGTGACTTTAGAAGGAATATGCCACTTCAGCATTCTAGGAATACATGGCTCCTTATCATTGAGTAGACAAATCTTGTTAGCAGCAACAGGACACACTTCATAAAACCACATCTGTAGTGCTAATGGAAAACCATTGAGCCTATAGTACATCATAGGCTGCTTACTAACAAGCCTATTCTTCATGTCAACAACAGTGTTTCGATAGACCAAAATACCCCAAGGAAAAGAATTGAAATCCCCACTATCAACCATATCCAAGAGAAACCTACTAACTAACTGAGAATTTATTTCGCTAGAACATAGAAAACACTCAAACAAATAGATAATTGCTAGCTTAACAGCATCTTCATCACTCTTAAAACAAGTGTTCAAAAACACAACACCTAAACCCTCTCGAGTAATAGAGCTATTAGGAAAGTAAGTTGCAACTAACTTATTGCTTGAAACAGAATAAAGCGTATTGCAATCACCTGAACAATTCAAACCGGTTATGAGAGCAAACTCCTCTATACTAAATCGAAGCTTATATCCAGAAACCTTGAACCATATTTCGCTGTTATTTGGATGCTTAACTTCACGCATAAAAAGTGAATGAAACAACTGAGGCTGAATAACAAAAGGCTCCAATTTGAGAAAATTACCAAGAAATGTCTCAGAAAACAATTCTAACTGACGAGGAGACAAAGTTTTCTTAATATCTTCGATAATTTTGTATCTAAAAGGAATAGCAACTCTACAACTATAACGGTCCTCAACAGCTAACACAAAATCCCAGTTCTGCAAGCAAATACATAATAAATACATTATGAACACAAGAAAATAcctaaaaaatacataataaacACATTGCAGATACctaaacacaattaaaaacataaaacatataacatcacAAAAACAACAGATCAGAATCCAAAAAACCATAACACATAACACCAAATTACAATTGCACAAACgaatacaaaataaacacat is part of the Mercurialis annua linkage group LG3, ddMerAnnu1.2, whole genome shotgun sequence genome and encodes:
- the LOC126673758 gene encoding uncharacterized protein LOC126673758, coding for MESVLVMIQHSGKWVEANRYEEFEVIGVMIPQDLTYLNLVNLISEELRLNLVYQKIEIKYQVKTEYPPLKIIDDSSFKFYLEIKKKQTDFTMYPLCIIVHDDTPQIHLQQQTTSSISTGSYSACNKNLYSNEIDWDTYLIHSENNPDTLFEKEQYSKLLLKDTIETINNIEKEKETEERVQQTINVPIEDIEFKTGQSFKDKSVLQTCLQFHAIKHHYHQRVLRSCPRSILVKCIDSECDWYLKASTNGEACQFIIRKQNMNHTCAIDTRFSIQRQASSSHIAKSIKMRYLNVKTTYTPIDIKNDMEALKGIKINYMLAWRAKEKALEMIRGNPADSYKLLPAFLYKLLTTNPGSAVDIQVRENNSFLYAFTALKASIIGWQHCKPIIVVDGTFLKAAFGGTLLVATSQDAAGKLFPLAFCVVDSENDLSWEYFITQLREAFGTREGICIVSDRHISIDSAVKKIYPEATHGICMFHLLNNIKTHFKRNAKKIKDPFFAAARAYTESEFDYHMKELDKLDERIKPYLQGIGYKRWSRHHSYTNRFKTMTSNLAESLNAAILHARELPVTTLLMHLHDLQQEYSYTHRNIAMQTRTTLTPVYEKILSYNYTNSLKLQVKPSTNELITVKDNGRKHTVDMKERTCTCNKFEIDEIPCQHALAILNEMHQEPYKYCSKYYTTASMLATYSETVFPIEKEDEWKIPQEVKDMIVFPPQHMTRTGRPKKRRYKSVTEKSKNANCGKCGQAGHNKKTCRNMPKVSHKKKTCRNMPQAA
- the LOC126673757 gene encoding uncharacterized protein LOC126673757, which produces MVATRSSPKPISKVPEILTKMKRKLVKKGELVADGGDSGLLQTEAIGNVKKKDKIGEKETGKKRRLNVDVGAADMKNKKGTITIEEPSRLVQNWDFVLAVEDRYSCRVAIPFRYKIIEDIKKTLSPRQLELFSETFLGNFLKLEPFVIQPQLFHSLFMREVKHPNNSEIWFKVSGYKLRFSIEEFALITGLNCSGDCNTLYSVSSNKLVATYFPNSSITREGLGVVFLNTCFKSDEDAVKLAIIYLFECFLCSSEINSQLVSRFLLDMVDSGDFNSFPWGILVYRNTVVDMKNRLVSKQPMMYYRLNGFPLALQMWFYEVCPVAANKICLLNDKEPCIPRMLKWHIPSKVTVTIKMLEETFYHMSREQLKLKNLVPTVDEKAILNIAGFFQTGKTKIVEDVKDSSDDEILGDFLKFKKERKIFSELKKSVDTLVLSESDTKKQLKSIFHALYVIGKHLGVEKQFDFVPNANEDVINEEKKLDDANQDGINEEKKVNDANEDGITEEKELDDVDEDNEGSEANEDLQNVGDPVTDLKNDDDVSPIEVGAVDKNIEKGIEEGKKNDDTNNEGVEDEEKNDDEADGEESDADDSAGDDDGGDGDAGGGAAVGGAAGGSVVGGSGAGAVGGGGAAGGSVAGGSVAGAGGGGGAAGDDGNRGDAILKNVETADKNEGVNEIMDVKKVVLLADETPANVKRSVKPSHIMQSPFLTEFTSGDFQVEEVGSTYVVSRMFPFNNHIGDVFMSEELVVYDNWVKYGLLRVAKLKEGRFYRESTNEIIPPFDFGVSVVSKKDFFHVLDVGGMSLTSLHMDILFYYLRKKAKYDSSVTLKFTTTDNHFDQCFQSFANTFEGSNYDEDLIYPDHIVSQYINGRHMLANTPWNQCDFVFIPFHVSANNHWALLILDMKLRRLTMYNSLRTILSASSCRNVAHIYSVVLPYCLDKLNVFKTNPACDLCSPFFTTQGMNDPFDLVIEEKLPYQKFKSV